Proteins encoded in a region of the Streptomyces violaceoruber genome:
- a CDS encoding DUF3533 domain-containing protein: MSHTPGPGTRSGSFLGEVRDAVTPRATLLVLGVIALQLLFIASYVGALHDPRPKDVPFGVVAPGAAAGQTVDRLEGLPGSPLDPRTVADEAAARRQIMNREIDGALVLDPGGRQDTLLVASGGGTVLATTLEGIVGKAEQTERRTVRVVDVAPASRHDFDGLSSFYLIVGWCVGGYLCASILAISTGARPANPRRAAIRLIVMALVAIVGGLGGAVIIGPILGALPGGVLDLWGLGALITFAVGAATLALQGVFGIVGIGLAILLVVIAGNPSAGGAFPLPLLPPFWKAIGPALPPGAGTWAARSIAYFKGNDVTASLLVLWAWAVAGTVITMLAAVLPRRGRQETELPPAPAG; this comes from the coding sequence ATGTCACACACACCGGGCCCCGGCACGCGAAGCGGCTCCTTCCTCGGTGAGGTGAGGGACGCCGTCACCCCGCGGGCCACCCTGCTGGTGCTCGGCGTGATCGCGCTCCAGCTGCTGTTCATCGCCTCCTACGTGGGGGCACTGCACGACCCGCGCCCCAAGGACGTGCCCTTCGGGGTGGTCGCGCCCGGGGCGGCCGCCGGGCAGACGGTGGACCGGCTGGAAGGGCTGCCCGGCTCCCCGCTGGACCCGCGCACGGTGGCCGACGAGGCGGCCGCCCGGCGGCAGATCATGAACCGGGAGATCGACGGCGCCCTGGTCCTGGACCCCGGCGGCAGGCAGGACACCCTGCTGGTCGCCTCCGGCGGCGGCACCGTCCTCGCCACCACCCTCGAGGGCATCGTCGGCAAGGCGGAGCAGACCGAGCGGCGCACGGTGCGGGTGGTCGACGTGGCCCCGGCCTCCCGCCACGACTTCGACGGGCTGTCGTCCTTCTACCTGATCGTGGGCTGGTGCGTCGGCGGCTACCTGTGCGCCTCGATCCTGGCGATCAGCACCGGCGCCCGGCCGGCCAACCCGCGCCGGGCGGCGATCCGGCTGATCGTGATGGCGCTGGTCGCGATCGTCGGCGGGCTCGGCGGCGCGGTGATCATCGGGCCGATCCTGGGCGCGCTGCCCGGCGGCGTGCTGGACCTGTGGGGGCTCGGCGCGCTGATCACCTTCGCGGTGGGCGCCGCCACGCTGGCCCTCCAGGGCGTCTTCGGAATCGTCGGCATCGGTCTCGCGATCCTGCTGGTGGTGATCGCGGGCAACCCGAGCGCGGGCGGCGCCTTCCCGCTGCCGCTGCTCCCGCCGTTCTGGAAGGCGATCGGTCCGGCGCTGCCACCGGGCGCCGGCACCTGGGCGGCCCGCTCGATCGCCTACTTCAAGGGGAACGACGTGACCGCCTCCCTGCTGGTGCTGTGGGCGTGGGCGGTGGCGGGGACGGTGATCACGATGCTGGCGGCCGTGCTGCCGCGCCGCGGGCGGCAGGAGACGGAGCTGCCGCCCGCGCCGGCCGGCTGA
- a CDS encoding DNA polymerase III subunit alpha — MPGFTHLHTVSGFSARYGASHPERLAERAFERGMDALALTDRDTLAGTVRFAKACAKAGVRPLFGAELAVAAPESAAADRTETSVRRDRRRAPVRGGAFVDESAPRVTFLARDGARGWADLCRLVSAAHTAEGSPLLSWPDNHADGLTVLLGPDSDVGRALAAGRPDRAARLLAPWREVYGDALRLEAVWHGRTGIGPGSLRLAARTVGFAAEQGVRPVLSNAVRYADPGQGEVADVLDAARRLVPINATKELDSGEAWLKDAGAMRHAAERIVESAGFRRDTAHRLLEQTRATAAECLVDPEDDLGMGAVHFPEPHLVGAGRRTAQRALASRAAAGMVRRGYDRRRDHREYWERMHHELDIIAHHGFASYFLTVAQVVDDVRHMGIRVAARGSGAGSLVNHLLGIAHADPVEHGLLMERFLSKERVVLPDIDIDVESARRLEVYRAIIGRFGTERVATVAMPETYRVRHAIRDVGAALSMDPAEIDRVAKSFPHIRARDARAALEELPELKELAGESRRDGGGRYGRLWELVEGLDALPRGVAMHPCGVLLSDASLLSRTPVVPTSGEGLPMAQFDKDDVEDLGLLKLDVLGVRMQSAMAHAVAEVKRATGTEVDLDAVPEGDPATYRMIRSAETLGCFQIESPGQRDLVGRLQPATFHDLVVDISLFRPGPVAADMVRPFIEARHGRAPVRHPHEDLAEPLAGTYGVVVFHEQIIDIVAIMTGCGRGEADRVRRGLSDPESQGRIKVWFAQHATANGYDAETIQRTWEIVEAFGSYGFCKAHAVAFAVPTYQSAWLKAHHPAAFYAGLLTHDPGMYPKRLLLADARRRGVPILPLDVNESGVAHRIELVSESGSRKPATWGLRLALSDVHGISEAEAERIATGQPYASLLDFWERARPSRPLAGRLAQVGALDAFGANRRDLQLHLTELHRGARGGRGDQLPLTGGRKTASAGLPDLTSEEKLSAELGVLSMDASRNLMDDHRTFLRELGVVSAKRLREARHGETVLVAGAKAATQTPPVRSGRRVIFSTLDDGSGLVDLAFFDDSHDACAHTVFHSWLLLVRGVVQRRGPRSLSVVGSAAWNLADLLEIRREEGLEGVAARLAAAGGSQEGDAPGGGPARRRLAGSDGRPAPAGSAAQDPMEQRKIRMSTGYEMHPWADLRPAGEGPAVGRKLWHQSPGSAG, encoded by the coding sequence ATGCCGGGTTTCACGCATCTGCACACCGTCTCCGGGTTCTCCGCCCGCTACGGCGCCTCCCACCCGGAGCGGCTGGCCGAGCGCGCCTTCGAGCGGGGCATGGACGCCCTCGCCCTCACCGACCGCGACACCCTCGCGGGGACGGTCCGCTTCGCCAAGGCCTGCGCGAAGGCGGGCGTCCGCCCCCTGTTCGGCGCGGAGCTGGCGGTCGCCGCCCCCGAGTCCGCGGCCGCCGACCGCACGGAGACCTCCGTACGCCGGGACCGGCGCCGTGCCCCCGTGCGCGGCGGCGCCTTCGTCGACGAGTCGGCCCCCCGGGTGACCTTCCTCGCCCGGGACGGCGCCCGCGGCTGGGCCGACCTGTGCCGCCTGGTCTCCGCCGCCCACACGGCCGAGGGCAGCCCGCTGCTGTCCTGGCCCGACAACCACGCCGACGGCCTGACCGTCCTGCTCGGCCCCGACTCCGACGTCGGCCGCGCCCTCGCCGCCGGGCGTCCCGACCGCGCCGCGCGGCTTCTCGCCCCCTGGCGTGAGGTCTACGGCGACGCCCTGCGCCTGGAGGCCGTCTGGCACGGCCGCACGGGCATCGGCCCCGGCTCCCTGCGGCTGGCCGCCCGCACCGTCGGCTTCGCCGCCGAGCAGGGCGTCCGGCCGGTGCTCTCCAACGCCGTCCGCTACGCCGACCCCGGCCAGGGCGAGGTCGCCGACGTCCTGGACGCCGCCCGCCGCCTCGTCCCGATCAACGCCACCAAGGAACTGGACTCCGGCGAGGCCTGGCTCAAGGACGCCGGTGCCATGCGGCACGCCGCCGAGCGGATCGTCGAGTCCGCGGGTTTCCGGCGCGACACCGCCCACCGCCTGCTGGAGCAGACCCGGGCCACGGCCGCCGAGTGCCTGGTCGACCCCGAGGACGACCTCGGCATGGGCGCCGTCCACTTCCCCGAACCGCACCTCGTCGGCGCCGGGCGCCGCACCGCCCAGCGGGCGCTCGCCTCCCGGGCGGCGGCGGGCATGGTGCGGCGCGGCTACGACCGGCGCCGGGACCACCGGGAGTACTGGGAGCGGATGCACCACGAGCTGGACATCATCGCCCACCACGGCTTCGCCTCGTACTTCCTCACCGTCGCCCAGGTCGTGGACGACGTACGGCACATGGGCATCCGGGTCGCCGCGCGCGGCTCCGGCGCGGGCTCGCTCGTCAACCACCTGCTCGGCATCGCGCACGCCGACCCGGTCGAGCACGGGCTGCTGATGGAGCGGTTCCTGTCCAAGGAGCGGGTCGTGCTGCCCGACATCGACATCGACGTGGAGTCCGCGCGCCGGCTCGAGGTCTACCGCGCGATCATCGGCCGGTTCGGCACCGAGCGGGTCGCCACGGTTGCCATGCCGGAGACGTACCGGGTGCGCCACGCCATCCGCGACGTGGGCGCCGCCCTGTCCATGGACCCGGCCGAGATCGACCGCGTCGCCAAGTCCTTCCCGCACATCCGTGCCCGCGACGCCCGCGCGGCCCTGGAGGAACTGCCCGAACTCAAGGAACTGGCGGGGGAGTCCCGGCGGGACGGAGGAGGGCGGTACGGCAGGCTCTGGGAGCTGGTCGAGGGCCTCGACGCCCTCCCGCGCGGTGTCGCCATGCACCCCTGCGGCGTCCTGCTGTCCGACGCCTCCCTGCTCTCCCGTACGCCGGTCGTGCCGACCAGCGGCGAGGGCTTGCCGATGGCGCAGTTCGACAAGGACGACGTGGAGGACCTCGGGCTGCTCAAGCTGGACGTCCTCGGGGTGCGGATGCAGTCGGCGATGGCGCACGCGGTCGCCGAGGTGAAGCGGGCCACCGGCACCGAGGTCGACCTGGACGCCGTACCCGAGGGCGACCCGGCGACGTACCGGATGATCCGGTCCGCCGAGACGCTGGGCTGCTTCCAGATCGAGTCACCCGGCCAGCGGGACCTGGTGGGGCGGCTCCAGCCGGCCACCTTCCACGACCTCGTGGTCGACATCTCGCTCTTCCGACCGGGACCGGTCGCCGCCGACATGGTGCGGCCGTTCATCGAGGCCCGGCACGGCCGGGCGCCGGTGCGCCACCCGCACGAGGACCTGGCGGAGCCGCTGGCGGGGACGTACGGGGTCGTCGTCTTCCACGAGCAGATCATCGACATCGTCGCCATCATGACCGGCTGCGGACGCGGCGAGGCGGACCGGGTGCGGCGCGGCCTCTCCGACCCGGAGTCGCAGGGGCGGATCAAGGTGTGGTTCGCCCAGCACGCGACGGCGAACGGATACGACGCGGAAACGATTCAGCGCACCTGGGAGATCGTCGAGGCCTTCGGCAGCTACGGCTTCTGCAAGGCGCACGCCGTCGCCTTCGCGGTGCCGACGTACCAGTCGGCGTGGCTGAAGGCCCACCACCCGGCCGCCTTCTACGCGGGCCTGCTCACCCACGACCCCGGCATGTACCCCAAGCGGCTGCTGCTGGCGGACGCGCGGCGGCGCGGGGTGCCGATCCTGCCGTTGGACGTGAACGAGTCGGGGGTCGCACACAGGATCGAACTGGTGTCTGAATCAGGGTCACGGAAGCCCGCCACGTGGGGACTCCGGCTCGCCCTCTCGGACGTGCACGGCATCAGCGAGGCCGAGGCGGAGCGGATCGCCACGGGGCAGCCCTACGCCTCCCTGCTCGACTTCTGGGAACGGGCCCGCCCCAGCAGGCCGCTGGCCGGACGGCTCGCCCAGGTCGGCGCGCTGGACGCGTTCGGGGCCAACCGCCGGGACCTGCAACTGCACCTGACCGAACTGCACCGCGGCGCCCGGGGCGGACGCGGCGACCAGCTCCCCCTCACCGGCGGCCGCAAGACCGCCTCCGCAGGGCTGCCCGACCTCACCTCCGAGGAGAAGCTCAGCGCCGAACTCGGTGTGCTGTCCATGGACGCCTCGCGCAACCTGATGGACGACCACCGCACCTTCCTGCGCGAGCTGGGCGTGGTGTCGGCCAAGCGGCTGCGCGAGGCCCGGCACGGGGAGACGGTGCTGGTCGCGGGCGCCAAGGCGGCCACCCAGACCCCGCCGGTCCGCTCCGGCCGCCGCGTCATCTTCTCCACCCTCGACGACGGCTCGGGACTGGTCGACCTCGCCTTCTTCGACGACTCGCACGACGCCTGCGCGCACACCGTCTTCCACTCCTGGCTGCTGCTGGTGCGCGGGGTGGTGCAGCGGCGCGGCCCGCGCAGCCTCAGCGTGGTCGGATCCGCCGCCTGGAACCTCGCCGACCTGCTGGAGATCCGCCGGGAGGAGGGGCTGGAGGGCGTCGCCGCCCGGCTGGCCGCAGCGGGCGGAAGCCAGGAAGGCGACGCCCCCGGGGGCGGCCCGGCGCGCCGCCGCCTCGCCGGTTCGGACGGGCGGCCCGCGCCGGCCGGGTCCGCGGCCCAGGACCCGATGGAGCAGCGGAAGATCCGCATGTCCACCGGGTACGAGATGCATCCCTGGGCCGATCTGCGCCCCGCGGGCGAAGGGCCCGCGGTCGGAAGGAAGTTGTGGCACCAGAGTCCGGGGAGTGCGGGATGA